Below is a window of Prunus dulcis unplaced genomic scaffold, ALMONDv2, whole genome shotgun sequence DNA.
ATTATACAGGCGTGGTTGGCCAGAGACTGACAATACATGGGAGCCcttggataatctccattcaATTGCTGATGTTATCGAAGCATTTGAGGAAAGgtattattttgtttagttttcttccatttcccTCTAGTTATTCATTTGGTTTTCCAAAAACAGGAGTAAAAGGACACTAACAATTCGCAGTGCTTTGAGCTTACAAAGATATTAAAAACTGActcattttaaaattctgGTTATGTTGATTgggttcattttttttataggtagCTTGAGCAACAAATGCAAAGTTttaagtttcatttttattatttttattatgtcTTTTTTAAAGCTTGCGTGCTGGAAAGCATCGGAAGCGCAAGCGCAAGTCCGGGACTCCTCATTCTCAACCCAAGAAGAGGCAGCAGCGTTCTACTGATCCTATCTACAACGTGACAGATGTGGAAATCAGCATGGTTGATAAAGTTCTGTCCTCCGCTGCTCTCAACTGCCCGAGCCTTGTTGATCTTCCGCCCCCTCAGCAGTCTGTGGGCGTAGCGTTTGAAGGAGAGAATGATGGGCATGTCAATAATACTGAAACCACCAAGAAAGTTGATGCTGAGAATTGGTGTTCAAATGCTTCCCAAGAAATTGGTGAAAGGAGAGAGGAAAATGAGTATGATCCAAAGCTTAGTGAGCTCAGAGCAACAATATCTACTAATATTGTCAATTCAGATAAACTTTCTGTACATTTCCAAGAAGCAAAGGCATCTGAAGTTAATGGTCTTTCCAAGGTCGACTGTGCAGAACCAGTACAGAGCAATCGCAATACTGGAGCTAAGAGAAGGAAGTCTGGTTCTGTGAAGAGGTTTAAACAAGAGACGCAATTGTCTGAACTGGGTGCTACACCAAATGCAACAAGCAGAGTCAGTGTTAGATATGGTGGTAGAGTTAATCAATCAGGGGCAGAAAATCTTGATTATGCCGGGGAAAATTCAAGTCGCAGGAGTAAGATTGATGAATCCAAAAGTGCAGTGCGTATCACCAAGATTATCAAGCCAATAGGGTATTCAACTTCTGTGTCAAATGATGTCCAGGATGTGTCAGTCACCTTTAAGGCAATGAGGTCTGTCTTAAACTTCAATTTATATGTCTATTCCATCTTTGAGGATAACTTTACGTATATATTCTGACTAGATTTACGAATAGTTTATGTTTTGAATAGGTTAAATAAAATGCATACTCCATTagtacctttt
It encodes the following:
- the LOC117612614 gene encoding chromo domain-containing protein LHP1-like isoform X2; amino-acid sequence: MVRARARVKMMVRLGVMVIVRLMVLLMTMRIESATSLPRATTKSKPFAEKGSARRGWPETDNTWEPLDNLHSIADVIEAFEESLRAGKHRKRKRKSGTPHSQPKKRQQRSTDPIYNVTDVEISMVDKVLSSAALNCPSLVDLPPPQQSVGVAFEGENDGHVNNTETTKKVDAENWCSNASQEIGERREENEYDPKLSELRATISTNIVNSDKLSVHFQEAKASEVNGLSKVDCAEPVQSNRNTGAKRRKSGSVKRFKQETQLSELGATPNATSRVSVRYGGRVNQSGAENLDYAGENSSRRSKIDESKSAVRITKIIKPIGYSTSVSNDVQDVSVTFKAMRSVLNFNLYVYSIFEDNFTYIF
- the LOC117612614 gene encoding chromo domain-containing protein LHP1-like isoform X1, producing the protein MKVKGGGRRKSWEAMPLDVVLQDTSNNPNAPFASLLQLQANAAALEQPQEQQQELQEPQALEEADDGEGEGEGEDDGEVGGDGDREADGVVDDDENRERNKLAEGYYEIEAIRRKRVRKGELQYLIKWRGWPETDNTWEPLDNLHSIADVIEAFEESLRAGKHRKRKRKSGTPHSQPKKRQQRSTDPIYNVTDVEISMVDKVLSSAALNCPSLVDLPPPQQSVGVAFEGENDGHVNNTETTKKVDAENWCSNASQEIGERREENEYDPKLSELRATISTNIVNSDKLSVHFQEAKASEVNGLSKVDCAEPVQSNRNTGAKRRKSGSVKRFKQETQLSELGATPNATSRVSVRYGGRVNQSGAENLDYAGENSSRRSKIDESKSAVRITKIIKPIGYSTSVSNDVQDVSVTFKAMRSVLNFNLYVYSIFEDNFTYIF